From Elaeis guineensis isolate ETL-2024a chromosome 16, EG11, whole genome shotgun sequence, a single genomic window includes:
- the LOC105059733 gene encoding 6-phosphogluconate dehydrogenase, decarboxylating 3, chloroplastic-like produces MEEAALSLIGLAGLAVMGPNLALNIVEKGFPISVYNRTASKVEDRRSCDGGGRLPLPSHRSLRDFILSIARPHSIIILVKAGAPVDQTIATLSQFMDLGDSIIDGGNEWYENTECHLRDAAIRGLLYLGMGISGKEVAAPTIPFQNEGLGGGRGADEEDDFVFLISFHLNEILTLFG; encoded by the coding sequence ATGGAGGAGGCGGCGCTGTCGCTCATCGGGCTCGCCGGACTGGCGGTGATGGGTCCAAATCTAGCCCTCAACATCGTCGAGAAGGGCTTTCCGATCTCCGTCTACAACCGCACTGCCTCCAAGGTCGAAGACCGTCGGTCGTGCGACGGCGGAGGGCGGCTCCCCCTCCCCAGCCACCGCTCCCTCCGCGATTTCATCCTCTCCATCGCTCGCCCTCACTCCATCATCATCCTCGTCAAGGCCGGCGCCCCCGTCGACCAGACCATCGCCACCCTCTCCCAGTTCATGGACCTCGGTGACTCCATCATCGACGGCGGCAACGAGTGGTATGAGAATACCGAGTGCCACCTCCGTGATGCTGCCATCCGTGGCCTCCTCTACCTCGGCATGGGCATCTCTGGCAAGGAGGTTGCCGCCCCCACAATACCTTTTCAGAACGAGGGCCTCGGGGGAGGAAGGGGGGCGGACGAGGAAGACGATTTTGTTTTTTTAATCTCATTCCACTTGAATGAGATTTTGACTCTGTTCGGATGA
- the LOC105059700 gene encoding uncharacterized protein isoform X3 codes for MVQQMVDNFSKYRMLSSGSAVPAGDKQHSVSVKKVALRELPNESRNIMIKPTGTSPLPKEKRLIPDSVKVVGTKRPQPADPSSPSGHQNPGNIGPNGHLVYVRRKLETEQGKMSTFVSTDSAGSPDSRKSGNNRTKEQNVQQCQTQEPKAASLPVPVTGASAATSSGEQLLPHCPGKIITELAAPEPHDSMVTSITPVLADPERLGNQDWNERFNRLQMFLNSCDQSSQEEYVRMLRSLSAVGRSRHAVELEKRAIYLLLEEGSCIV; via the exons ATGGTTCAACAAATGGTAGATAATTTTAGTAAGTACAGAATGCTTAGCAGTGGAAGTGCCGTGCCTGCTGGAGACAAGCAACATTCAGTCTCAGTAAAAAAAGTGGCTTTAAGGGAGTTGCCAAATGAATCCAGGAACATCATGATTAAGCCAACCGGAACCTCTCCGCTTCCTAAAGAAAAAAGACTCATCCCAGATTCTGTGAAGGTAGTTGGTACCAAGAGGCCACAGCCTGCTGATCCATCAAGTCCCTCCGGTCATCAGAACCCAGGCAACATTGGTCCAAATGGACATCTTGTGTACGTACGTAGAAAACTTGAAACTGAGCAAGGCAAGATGAGCACTTTTGTCAGTACGGATAGTGCTGGTTCTCCTGACTCAAGGAAATCTGGCAACAATAGAACAAAAGAACAAAATGTGCAGCAGTGTCAGACCCAAGAGCCTAAGGCAGCTTCTCTTCCTGTCCCTGTAACAGGGGCATCTGCAGCTACCTCATCTGGGGAACAATTGCTTCCCCATTGTCCAGGAAAGATCATCACTGAGCTGGCAGCACCAGAACCACATGACTCGATGGTTACTTCCATCACACCTGTCCTAGCAGATCCTGAGAGACTGGGTAATCAAGATTGGAATGAAAGGTTTAATCGGTTGCAGATGTTTTTGAACAGCTGTGACCAGTCAAGCCAGGAGGAGTATGTTCGAA TGCTTCGATCTTTATCGGCGGTTGGCCGTAGCAGGCATGCTGTTGAGTTGGAGAAAAGAGCAATATATCTTTTATTGGAGGAAG GGAGTTGCATCGTATGA
- the LOC105059700 gene encoding uncharacterized protein isoform X1, whose amino-acid sequence MVQQMVDNFSKYRMLSSGSAVPAGDKQHSVSVKKVALRELPNESRNIMIKPTGTSPLPKEKRLIPDSVKVVGTKRPQPADPSSPSGHQNPGNIGPNGHLVYVRRKLETEQGKMSTFVSTDSAGSPDSRKSGNNRTKEQNVQQCQTQEPKAASLPVPVTGASAATSSGEQLLPHCPGKIITELAAPEPHDSMVTSITPVLADPERLGNQDWNERFNRLQMFLNSCDQSSQEEYVRMLRSLSAVGRSRHAVELEKRAIYLLLEEGRELHRMKVLNVLGKALPRDHTSISTQTPSPPQEQFRK is encoded by the exons ATGGTTCAACAAATGGTAGATAATTTTAGTAAGTACAGAATGCTTAGCAGTGGAAGTGCCGTGCCTGCTGGAGACAAGCAACATTCAGTCTCAGTAAAAAAAGTGGCTTTAAGGGAGTTGCCAAATGAATCCAGGAACATCATGATTAAGCCAACCGGAACCTCTCCGCTTCCTAAAGAAAAAAGACTCATCCCAGATTCTGTGAAGGTAGTTGGTACCAAGAGGCCACAGCCTGCTGATCCATCAAGTCCCTCCGGTCATCAGAACCCAGGCAACATTGGTCCAAATGGACATCTTGTGTACGTACGTAGAAAACTTGAAACTGAGCAAGGCAAGATGAGCACTTTTGTCAGTACGGATAGTGCTGGTTCTCCTGACTCAAGGAAATCTGGCAACAATAGAACAAAAGAACAAAATGTGCAGCAGTGTCAGACCCAAGAGCCTAAGGCAGCTTCTCTTCCTGTCCCTGTAACAGGGGCATCTGCAGCTACCTCATCTGGGGAACAATTGCTTCCCCATTGTCCAGGAAAGATCATCACTGAGCTGGCAGCACCAGAACCACATGACTCGATGGTTACTTCCATCACACCTGTCCTAGCAGATCCTGAGAGACTGGGTAATCAAGATTGGAATGAAAGGTTTAATCGGTTGCAGATGTTTTTGAACAGCTGTGACCAGTCAAGCCAGGAGGAGTATGTTCGAA TGCTTCGATCTTTATCGGCGGTTGGCCGTAGCAGGCATGCTGTTGAGTTGGAGAAAAGAGCAATATATCTTTTATTGGAGGAAG GTAGGGAGTTGCATCGTATGAAAGTTTTGAACGTTCTGGGAAAAGCTTTGCCTAGGGATCATACATCAATCTCCACTCAGACCCCTTCTCCTCCACAGGAGCAGTTTCGGAAATAG
- the LOC105059700 gene encoding uncharacterized protein isoform X2 gives MVQQMVDNFSKYRMLSSGSAVPAGDKQHSVSVKKVALRELPNESRNIMIKPTGTSPLPKEKRLIPDSVKVVGTKRPQPADPSSPSGHQNPGNIGPNGHLVYVRRKLETEQGKMSTFVSTDSAGSPDSRKSGNNRTKEQNVQQCQTQEPKAASLPVPVTGASAATSSGEQLLPHCPGKIITELAAPEPHDSMVTSITPVLADPERLGNQDWNERFNRLQMFLNSCDQSSQEEYVRSRELHRMKVLNVLGKALPRDHTSISTQTPSPPQEQFRK, from the exons ATGGTTCAACAAATGGTAGATAATTTTAGTAAGTACAGAATGCTTAGCAGTGGAAGTGCCGTGCCTGCTGGAGACAAGCAACATTCAGTCTCAGTAAAAAAAGTGGCTTTAAGGGAGTTGCCAAATGAATCCAGGAACATCATGATTAAGCCAACCGGAACCTCTCCGCTTCCTAAAGAAAAAAGACTCATCCCAGATTCTGTGAAGGTAGTTGGTACCAAGAGGCCACAGCCTGCTGATCCATCAAGTCCCTCCGGTCATCAGAACCCAGGCAACATTGGTCCAAATGGACATCTTGTGTACGTACGTAGAAAACTTGAAACTGAGCAAGGCAAGATGAGCACTTTTGTCAGTACGGATAGTGCTGGTTCTCCTGACTCAAGGAAATCTGGCAACAATAGAACAAAAGAACAAAATGTGCAGCAGTGTCAGACCCAAGAGCCTAAGGCAGCTTCTCTTCCTGTCCCTGTAACAGGGGCATCTGCAGCTACCTCATCTGGGGAACAATTGCTTCCCCATTGTCCAGGAAAGATCATCACTGAGCTGGCAGCACCAGAACCACATGACTCGATGGTTACTTCCATCACACCTGTCCTAGCAGATCCTGAGAGACTGGGTAATCAAGATTGGAATGAAAGGTTTAATCGGTTGCAGATGTTTTTGAACAGCTGTGACCAGTCAAGCCAGGAGGAGTATGTTCGAA GTAGGGAGTTGCATCGTATGAAAGTTTTGAACGTTCTGGGAAAAGCTTTGCCTAGGGATCATACATCAATCTCCACTCAGACCCCTTCTCCTCCACAGGAGCAGTTTCGGAAATAG